One window of Triticum dicoccoides isolate Atlit2015 ecotype Zavitan chromosome 5A, WEW_v2.0, whole genome shotgun sequence genomic DNA carries:
- the LOC119297526 gene encoding polygalacturonase inhibitor 1-like: MAADPPSSSWHALLCLALFSAVVASSSAMDCDGDDRAALLRVKAQLGDPVQLLSWLPATNCCAWEPPAVFCSAAGRVTGLALSSLDGVRAPVPPALGELPELVILQVQSVRGLSGPIPSSFGNLTRLEDLNIAGTSISGPVPDFLAGLTSLRTLVIADGKLAGPMPGCLGSLPGLRYLDLSGNMLTGAIPPGLLHGSFRFLILANNQLTGEIPSDCGDDDVDTLDLSRNRLTGDPSPFLFGIAKPLAKVDLSWNELEFDMSDVSFPHHLTFLDLSHNRINGSVAKSLMDVKLEHLDVSYNGLCGEIPAGRFMSAHGAESYEQNRCLCGTPLPPCTTGGILGR, encoded by the coding sequence CGCCATCCTCCTCGTGGCATGCTTTGCTGTGCCTCGCGCTCTTCTCGGCCGTCGTCGCGTCGTCGTCCGCGATGGACTGCGACGGCGACGACCGCGCCGCGCTGCTGAGGGTGAAGGCGCAGCTGGGCGACCCCGTGCAGCTCTTGTCCTGGCTCCCGGCCACCAACTGCTGCGCCTGGGAGCCGCCCGCCGTCTTCTGCTCCGCGGCCGGCCGAGTCACGGGGCTGGCGCTCTCCTCCCTCGACGGCGTCCGCGCGCCCGTCCCGCCggcgctcggcgagctcccggaGCTCGTCATCCTCCAGGTCCAGTCCGTCCGCGGCCTGTCCGGCCCCATCCCGTCCTCCTTCGGCAACCTCACGCGCCTCGAGGACCTCAACATCGCCGGCACCTCCATCTCCGGCCCGGTGCCGGACTTCCTCGCCGGGCTAACAAGCCTCCGCACCCTCGTCATCGCCGACGGCAAGCTCGCCGGCCCCATGCCCGGGTGCCTGGGCAGCCTCCCCGGCCTCAGGTACCTGGACCTCAGCGGCAACATGCTCACCGGCGCCATCCCGCCGGGGCTGCTGCACGGGAGCTTCAGGTTCCTGATCCTGGCCAACAACCAGCTCACCGGCGAGATACCGAGCGACTGCGGCGACGACGACGTCGACACCCTCGACCTCTCCCGCAACCGGCTGACGGGCGACCCGTCGCCGTTCCTGTTCGGCATCGCGAAGCCGCTGGCCAAGGTCGACCTGTCGTGGAACGAGCTCGAGTTCGACATGAGCGACGTCAGCTTCCCGCACCACCTCACGTTCCTGGACCTCAGCCATAACCGGATCAACGGGAGCGTGGCCAAGTCGCTGATGGACGTGAAGCTGGAGCACTTGGACGTCAGCTACAACGGCCTCTGCGGCGAGATCCCGGCGGGGAGGTTCATGTCGGCGCACGGGGCGGAGAGCTACGAGCAGAACAGGTGCCTGTGCGGCACGCCTCTGCCTCCCTGCACCACAGGAGGCATCCTAGGTCGGTAG